Proteins encoded within one genomic window of Gadus macrocephalus chromosome 18, ASM3116895v1:
- the LOC132446480 gene encoding uncharacterized protein LOC132446480 gives MSTKKHRAMGSEEWVSRLKAFASSGTWPSSAGNRPSPKQAKWHNLYQKIEKCPMMLRGQTLILGIAQTCTCGFHSQQSVRSPAATSASTSAAPARSPGRPALTLAMFEKARFGGTLSAAAKPNVNLTRRPVERPSSPATVPSGRSTPSATPPRVTPPSSPRFYRPVSPFSLPPSSPVMSAARTSSSPLVESDTSPAPPGLLPAPPGLLPAPPGPLPAPPGPLPAPPGPLPAPPGPLPAPPGPLPAPPGPLPAPPLAAQFWLPVEMRKTIPQQDQRWIASTLWRNQRLRPDVQLWYEPPVPALIYNQVPSPDRFFMHRLLVWMPYHLWKVRLSCPQCKGQLTGAGIHKRARKVLDVDRYYLMVTETLRCNSSSCVSNYLSTSQTVLDQLSLALRGEFRLILTRKYACDIRVIRMLRERTLGNSSTRLAKQLRENHGEEWLQRLARYMELANDFARRPGLFPVVCQSPPEPIAVPTNRWLLTVYGKDLMSRMGHIKASITSTFGSILKMDSTKKMTKKLAGAAKGTALWVSSVSNEKGQVLISVLTAQEGPGLDRMVSGLIRRYSEAGVAPPILLYVDCGCCKETGGESKLQARFGGWPDLVIRLDIWHFLRRLAAGCMTDAHALYPIFMATLSVCLFEWDPEDVALLRHAKREELRREGVPGISEALVDSRLTKAQLALYCRRRTRGEEATIRQVEALLQELMGDKGRDLLGVPLLDRVRMEHIWRVQKRHVKCIQDLPGVPLYTKTGTTTTKDGVVLTKYRCARGSTSLESFHCHLNRFIPGTQANDLNFQLYLLDGLNRWNQDRAAAAVAEKMSALLSYSGDLVHCVNTFGTNVFGQMFVPSFRLPSKYTGELIGIDYLYMQTGKCMQDMDPEGEETEQLLEDLGDEAEDEGFTDDTEASLELFSALISLPPAQPSTSGSWSAAPPPPSPPPPAQPSTSGSWSAAPPPPSPPPPAQPSTSGSWSAASPPPSPPPPAQPSTSGSWSAAPPPPSPPPPAQPSTSGSWSATPPPPSPPPPAQPSTSGSWSAAPPPPSPPPPPPASSAVTAPGAAPQVPVEQLAVDENNIPGLERVDRLAEYLVGLRSQTSLALSNRDVGIIVGLWEDLLPYDQQKAVYHARHQDRLLTGRFRSPKKKGEFTSGVDSLRRCTITASASPAQWPSCCRLVDAICVRLCTLHPSPTKKGKGYLSRWSLILRDYRRIRQLILANGAVMSTTSLQLVEVNQTTLIQWHNRRVARQGVSVLCQGVDLPAPVPVATVVLPPGMDRPAVAPQTPGLVKYSYHLPESTAGRAKMNRRATATATAAVAPAPAPAPAPATAPATAVRPRMKTAQRRLFPCPPTPTPVISSTPAPFVFALPRAPAPFVFALPRAPTLSGTPALTQSLPSTSFLPVNPLLRYPHAQPPIMFAVPSAVPPAERKRPYNRTGEANKCRRCGEPRSAATGHSQYKGKIYCPSSESLTKEQWLAERRK, from the exons ATGTCTACTAAGAAGCATCGAGCCATGGGGTCTGAGGAGTGGGTGAGCCGCCTGAAGGCATTTGCCTCTTCTGGCACTTGGCCCTCCAGTGCAGGGAACAGGCCATCTCCGAAACAGGCCAAGTGGCACAACCTCTACCAGAAG ATTGAGAAGTGTCCCATGATGCTGCGTGGGCAGACCTTAATCTTAGGGATAGCCCAGACATGTACCTGTGGCTTTCACTCCCAGCAG tctgtgagAAGCCCTGCAGCTacctctgcctccacctctGCTGCGCCTGCACGGAGCCCTGGGAGGCCTGCATTGACGCTGGCGATG TTTGAGAAAGCGCGGTTCGGTGGGACTTTGTCTGCTGCAGCCAAGCCGAATGTCAATCTGACCAGGAGGCCTGTTGAG CGTCCCTCCAGCCCTGCCACTGTCCCGTCTGGGAGAAGCACTCCATCCGCTACCCCACCTCGAGTGACGCCCCCTTCCAGTCCCAGATTCTACAGGCctgtctcccctttctctctgcctccatcCAGCCCCGTCATGTCGGCGGCGAGGACCAGCTCTTCTCCTCTG GTAGAATCAGATACGagtcctgctcctccaggtctcctccctgctcctccaggtctcctccctgctcctccaggtcccctccctgctcctccaggtcccctccctgctcctccaggtcccctccctgctcctccaggtcccctccctgctcctcctggtcccctccctgctcctcctggtcccctccctgctcctcctcttgctgCTCAGTTCTGGCTGCCGGTGGAAATGAGGAAGACCATTCCCCAGCAGGACCAGCGCTGGATTGCATCCACGCTGTGGAGGAACCAGCGGCTGCGCCCGGACGTCCAGCTCTGGTATGAGCCACCTGTTCCTGCCCTCATCTACAACCAGGTCCCATCACCAGACCGCTTTTTTATGCACCGGCTCCTGGTGTGGATGCCCTACCACCTGTGGAAGGTGAGGCTGTCCTGCCCCCAGTGCAAGGGGCAGCTCACCGGGGCCGGCATCCATAAGAGGGCACGGAAGGTCCTGGACGTGGACAGGTACTACCTGATGGTGACGGAGACCCTCAGGTGCAACTCCTCCAGTTGCGTATCAAATTACCTGTCCACGAGCCAGACCGTCCTGGACCAGCTGAGCTTGGCTCTCCGCGGGGAGTTCCGCCTCATCCTGACCCGCAA GTATGCGTGTGACATCCGTGTCATCCGGATGCTACGGGAGAGGACCCTCGGCAACAGCTCCACACGCCTGGCCAAACAGCTGCGGGAGAACCACGGCGAGGAGTGGCTGCAGCGGTTGGCCCGCTACATGGAGCTGGCCAATGACTTTGCCCGCAGGCCCGGTCTCTTCCCTGTGGTCTGTCAGAGCCCCCCCGAGCCTATCGCTGTCCCGACCAACAGGTGGCTCCTGACGGTGTACGGGAAGGACTTGATGAGCCGTATGGGTCACATCAAGGCCAGCATCACCTCCACCTTTGGCTCCATTTTAAAAATGGATTCTACAAAGAAG ATGACCAAAAAGCTGGCTGGAGCCGCCAAGGGGACGGCGCTCTGGGTGTCCTCCGTCAGCAACGAGAAGGGGCAGGTCCTGATCAGCGTCCTGACAGCCCAGGAGGGACCTGGACTGGACCGGATGGTGTCAGGCCTCATCAGGCGCTACAGCGAGGCGGGCGTGGCTCCCCCTATACTCCTCTATGTGGACTGTGGCTGCTGCAAGGAGACGGGAGGGGAGAGCAAGCTGCAGGCCAGGTTCGGCGGCTGGCCAGACCTCGTCATCCGGCTGGACATCTGGCACTTCCTTCGGCGGCTTGCGGCCGGATGCATGACCGACGCCCACGCCCTGTACCCCATCTTCATGGCCACGCTCTCCGTCTGCCTGTTTGAGTGGGACCCTGAAGATGTGGCCCTTCTGCGCCACGCCAAGAGGGAGGAGCTCCGGAGGGAGGGTGTGCCCGGCATCTCCGAGGCTCTGGTGGACAGCCGGTTGACCAAGGCCCAGTTGGCGCTGTACTGCAGGCGGAGGACCCGTGGAGAGGAGGCCACCATCCGCCAGGTGGAGGCCCTGCTGCAGGAGCTGATGGGGGACAAAGGCAGGGACCTGCTGGGTGTTCCCCTCCTGGACCGGGTGAGGATGGAGCACATCTGGCGGGTTCAGAAGAGGCACGTCAAGTGCATCCAGGACCTGCCAGGTGTGCCTCTGTACACAAAgaccggcaccaccaccaccaaggaCGGCGTCGTCCTCACCAAATACAGGTGTGCGCGAGGTTCAACGTCACTGGAGTCCTTCCACTGCCACCTGAACCGCTTTATTCCAG GGACCCAGGCCAATGACCTGAACTTCCAGCTCTACTTGCTGGACGGGCTGAACCGGTGGAACCAGGaccgggctgctgctgctgtggctgagAAGATGTCCGCTCTCCTCAGCTACTCAGGGGATCTGGTACACTGTGTGAACACATTTGGCACCAATGTGTTTGGACAGATGTTTGTCCCCTCTTTCCGCCTCCCCAGCAAGTACACTG GAGAGTTGATAGGCATTGACTACCTCTACATGCAGACGGGGAAGTGCATGCAGGACATGGAtcctgagggggaggagacggagcagctgctggaggacCTGGGCGACGAGGCAGAGGATGAGGGCTTCACAGACGACACCGAGGCTAGTCTGGAGCTCTTCTCTGCCCTCATTTCACTACCACCtgctcagccctccaccagtggttcctggtccgctgctccacctcctccttctcctccaccaccggctcagccctccaccagtggttcctggtccgctgctccacctcctccttctccaccaccaccggctcagccctccaccagtggttcctggtccgctgcttcacctcctccttctccaccaccaccggctcagccctccaccagtggttcctggtccgctgctccacctcctccttctcctccaccaccggctcagccctccaccagtggttcctggtccgctactccacctcctccttctcctccaccaccggctcagccctccaccagtggttcctggtccgctgctccacctcctccttctccaccaccacctccacctgcgtCATCTGCTGTCACCGCTCCGGGTGCCGCCCCACAGGTTCCTGTTGAGCAGTTG GCAGTGGATGAAAACAACATCCCGGGCCTGGAGAGGGTGGACCGCCTAGCCGAGTATCTGGTGGGGCTGAGGAGCCAGACCAGCCTGGCCCTCAGCAACCGGGACGTCGGCATCATCGTCGGCCTGTGGGAGGACCTGCTGCCCTACGACCAGCAGAAGGCGGTGTACCATGCACGGCACCAGGACAGGCTGCTGACGGGGCGCTTCAGGTCGCCGAAGAAGAAGGGAGAGTTCACGTCGGGTGTGGACAGTTTGCGGAGATGCACCATAACAGCGAGTGCATCTCCTGCACAGTGGCCTTCATGCTGCCGCCTGGTTGATGCCATCTGTGTTAGGCTCTGCACCCTCCACCCTTCCCCTACcaagaaggggaaggggtaccTCTCAAGGTGGAGTCTGATCCTGAGGGACTACCGCAGGATCAGACAGCTCATCCTGGCCAACGGGGCCGTGATGTCCACCACCAGCCTGCAGCTGGTTGAGGTGAACCAGACCACCCTCATCCAGTGGCACAACAGGAGGGTGGCCAGGCAGGGTGTCTCCGTGTTGTGCCAGGGTGTGGACCTGCCTGCCCCTGTGCCTGTTGCCACCGTGGTCTTACCTCCGGGTATGGACCGCCCCGCTGTGGCTCCTCAAACCCCGGGCCTGGTGAAATATTCCTACCACCTCCCGGAGAGCACAGCGGGGCGGGCCAAAATGAACCGGAGGGCCACAGCCACTGCCACCGCAGCCGTAGCACCAGCACCGGCACcggcaccagcaccagcaacgGCACCTGCAACGGCTGTAAGGCCCAGGATGAAGACAGCCCAGAGGCGGCTGTTTCCCTGTCCTCCCACCCCTACCCCTGTCATCAGCAGCACCCCTGCTCCATTTGTTTTTGCCCTCCCCCGGGCCCCTGCTCCATTTGTTTTTGCCCTCCCCCGGGCCCCTACTCTCTCCGGCACTCCTGCCCTCACCCAATCCCTCCCTAGCACATCATTCCTCCCGGTAAACCCCCTGTTGCGCTACCCTCACGCCCAGCCCCCCATTATGTTTGCTGTCCCCTCAGCAGTGCCTCCTGCAGAACGGAAGAGGCCTTACAACAGGACTGGGGAGGCAAATAAATGCAGGAGGTGTGGGGAGCCCCGGAGTGCAGCGACTGGCCACAGCCAGTACAAGGGGAAAATCTACTGCCCCTCCTCCGAGTCCCTGACCAAGGAGCAGTGGTTGGCGGAGAGGAGGAAATAA